From the genome of Egicoccus sp. AB-alg6-2, one region includes:
- a CDS encoding ANTAR domain-containing protein encodes MTSSHLLAAVREFTTTILNPYDLPDLLHRLTDHATMVTGAQGCGIMLAGNDGLGFAAASDDGVVDVEVTQDRIDDGPCHAAYERDQTMAIGDLEAEDRWPEYRQRALESGFRAVLGIPMRAWGQTIGVLDIYRRAPGPWSDTDRDAAEIMTAMGAGYILHANQMRAQHELADQLQTALTSRDIIGQAKGLLMARHRVDADEAFDMLRSTSQRGNMKLREVAAKVIEAENARA; translated from the coding sequence GTGACCTCCTCACACCTGCTCGCTGCCGTCCGCGAGTTCACGACGACGATCCTCAACCCCTACGACCTCCCCGATCTCCTCCACCGGCTCACCGACCACGCAACGATGGTCACGGGTGCGCAGGGTTGCGGCATCATGCTGGCCGGAAACGATGGCCTGGGGTTCGCGGCGGCCTCCGACGACGGCGTGGTCGACGTCGAGGTGACCCAGGACCGTATCGACGACGGTCCCTGCCACGCGGCGTACGAGCGCGACCAGACCATGGCGATCGGTGATCTCGAGGCTGAGGATCGGTGGCCCGAGTACCGACAGCGGGCCCTGGAGTCGGGGTTCCGAGCCGTCCTCGGCATCCCGATGCGGGCCTGGGGGCAGACCATCGGCGTGCTCGACATCTACCGCCGCGCTCCCGGTCCGTGGAGCGACACCGACCGGGATGCCGCCGAGATCATGACGGCGATGGGCGCCGGCTACATCCTGCACGCCAACCAGATGCGGGCGCAGCACGAGCTCGCCGACCAACTCCAGACCGCGCTGACCAGCCGCGACATCATCGGCCAGGCCAAGGGCCTGCTCATGGCCCGGCACCGTGTCGACGCCGACGAGGCGTTCGACATGCTGCGGTCGACGTCCCAGCGAGGCAACATGAAGCTGCGTGAGGTCGCCGCCAAGGTCATCGAAGCGGAGAACGCCCGGGCGTGA
- a CDS encoding NAD(P) transhydrogenase subunit alpha — protein sequence MMGAWLVSVYLFVLAGFLGFELINKVPPTLHTPLMSGANAMSGITVVGALTLVAVASLTTSVALGVLALVLATINVVGGFLVTDRMLSTFGGRR from the coding sequence CTGATGGGCGCCTGGCTGGTGAGCGTGTACCTGTTCGTCCTGGCCGGCTTCCTCGGCTTCGAACTGATCAACAAGGTGCCGCCGACCTTGCACACCCCGCTGATGTCGGGGGCGAACGCGATGTCGGGCATCACGGTCGTCGGCGCGCTGACCCTGGTCGCGGTCGCCTCGCTGACCACCAGTGTCGCGCTCGGGGTGCTGGCGCTGGTGCTGGCCACCATCAACGTGGTCGGCGGCTTCCTGGTCACCGACCGGATGCTGTCCACCTTCGGAGGGCGGCGCTGA
- a CDS encoding Re/Si-specific NAD(P)(+) transhydrogenase subunit alpha produces MAPSTETALFVVRERAAGERRVAATPDSVRRQVATGRRVLVEHEAGAAAGFPDEAYADAGADLVDATDAGGATLVARVAPPSLEDVNRLSPGTVLLTFLAPHRNLEVVRALADGGISTLAMDLVPRITRAQAIDALSSQANVSGYRAVIEAAHALDKYFPLFMTAAGTIRPARIVVLGAGVAGLQAVATAKRLGAVIHVSDIREAAREEVASLGGTFIEVPDIEDATGEGGYAKEVGAGFLERQRAVLTEFLGQANAAITTAQIPGRPAPELITREMVEAMQPGSVVIDLAAADGGNCALTEVGRIVEHHGVRIIPGNDFPSAMAGESSALYARNVAAFCDLLIDDEQRLQLDLDDEVVAGSLVTHEGTVTAPKIAELLGGKDA; encoded by the coding sequence ATGGCCCCCAGCACCGAGACCGCGCTCTTCGTCGTCCGCGAGCGGGCTGCCGGCGAGCGCCGGGTGGCCGCGACCCCGGACTCGGTCCGCCGTCAGGTCGCGACGGGTCGGCGGGTCCTCGTCGAGCACGAGGCAGGCGCTGCGGCCGGTTTCCCCGACGAGGCCTACGCCGACGCCGGTGCCGATCTGGTCGATGCGACGGACGCCGGCGGCGCGACCCTGGTGGCGCGGGTTGCGCCACCCTCGTTGGAGGACGTCAACAGGTTGTCACCCGGCACGGTGCTGTTGACCTTCCTGGCGCCGCACCGCAACCTCGAGGTGGTGCGGGCGCTCGCCGACGGCGGCATCAGCACGCTCGCCATGGACCTCGTGCCACGCATCACCCGGGCACAGGCCATCGACGCGCTCTCGAGCCAAGCCAATGTCAGCGGCTACCGGGCCGTCATCGAGGCGGCCCACGCGCTCGACAAGTACTTCCCGCTGTTCATGACCGCCGCGGGGACGATCCGCCCGGCGCGCATCGTGGTGCTCGGCGCCGGCGTCGCCGGGCTGCAGGCGGTCGCGACCGCCAAGCGCCTGGGCGCGGTGATTCACGTGTCCGACATCCGCGAGGCCGCCCGCGAAGAGGTCGCCTCGCTCGGCGGCACCTTCATCGAGGTTCCCGACATCGAGGACGCCACGGGGGAGGGCGGGTACGCGAAGGAGGTCGGCGCCGGTTTCCTCGAGCGGCAGCGGGCAGTGCTCACCGAGTTCCTCGGCCAGGCCAACGCCGCCATCACCACGGCGCAGATCCCCGGCCGCCCCGCCCCCGAACTGATCACCCGCGAGATGGTCGAGGCGATGCAGCCGGGCTCGGTCGTGATCGACCTCGCGGCTGCAGACGGCGGCAACTGCGCCCTCACCGAGGTGGGCAGGATCGTCGAACACCACGGCGTGCGCATCATCCCCGGCAACGACTTCCCCTCGGCGATGGCCGGCGAGTCCAGCGCCCTGTACGCCCGCAACGTCGCCGCGTTCTGCGACCTGCTGATCGACGACGAACAGCGACTGCAGCTCGACCTCGACGACGAGGTCGTCGCCGGGTCGCTCGTGACCCACGAGGGAACCGTGACGGCCCCGAAGATCGCCGAACTGCTCGGCGGAAAGGACGCCTGA
- a CDS encoding NAD(P)(+) transhydrogenase (Re/Si-specific) subunit beta: protein MDTDVTALLALGSIALFVVGLKRLSRVRTARSGNALMAAGMLLAIVITLLEMGLVDYRWIIGGLLVGGAIGFVIVARARATQMPEIVARFNGFGGASSALVALSLFWAVVVETPGDGTAAQALGAASAATLVLSVLIGAVTLGGSVLAELKLRGTIDGTPRIPARGPLMGVLVLGGLVAGGVAVFGIEDPLVAAAFVVVLVVASTLASIALVVPIGGADMPVVISLLNSLSGLAAAATGFALGNHLLIIAGTIVGAAGLILTQIMCVAMNRSLVNVLVGGYGGAATEHGEYGHVVAADPESAAMVLEAAQSVIIVPGYGLAAARAQNAAYGLAQALQRQGAQVRFAIHPVAGRMPGHMNVVLAEAEVPYELLEEMSEINADFAETDVVIVVGANDVVNPAARTEPGSPIAGMPILDVGNARRVFVIKRSLSPGYAGIKNGLFEQDNCVMLYGDAKDVLEQLTSELSANA, encoded by the coding sequence ATGGACACCGACGTCACGGCGCTGCTCGCCCTCGGCTCCATCGCGCTGTTCGTGGTCGGACTCAAGCGGCTCTCGCGCGTGCGGACGGCCCGCAGCGGCAACGCGCTCATGGCGGCGGGCATGCTGCTCGCGATCGTGATCACGCTGCTCGAGATGGGGCTGGTCGACTACCGCTGGATCATCGGTGGACTGCTGGTCGGCGGCGCGATCGGTTTCGTCATCGTCGCCCGGGCGCGGGCGACCCAGATGCCCGAGATCGTGGCCCGGTTCAACGGCTTCGGTGGCGCCTCCTCGGCGCTGGTGGCCCTGTCGCTGTTCTGGGCCGTCGTCGTCGAGACCCCCGGTGACGGCACGGCGGCGCAGGCCCTGGGTGCCGCCTCGGCCGCCACCCTGGTGCTGTCGGTGCTCATCGGCGCGGTGACGCTCGGCGGCAGCGTCCTGGCGGAGTTGAAGCTGCGGGGCACCATCGACGGCACGCCCCGTATCCCGGCCCGTGGGCCCCTGATGGGGGTGCTCGTCCTGGGCGGCCTGGTGGCCGGCGGCGTCGCCGTGTTCGGCATCGAGGATCCGCTCGTCGCGGCGGCTTTCGTGGTCGTCCTCGTCGTGGCCAGCACGCTGGCGAGCATCGCGCTGGTCGTGCCCATCGGTGGTGCGGACATGCCGGTCGTGATCAGCCTGCTCAACTCGCTGTCCGGGCTGGCGGCCGCGGCGACGGGATTCGCGCTCGGCAACCATCTGCTGATCATCGCCGGCACGATCGTGGGGGCAGCCGGCCTCATCCTGACGCAGATCATGTGCGTGGCGATGAACCGCTCGCTCGTCAACGTGCTGGTCGGTGGCTACGGCGGCGCCGCGACCGAGCACGGCGAGTACGGCCATGTGGTCGCCGCCGATCCCGAGTCGGCAGCGATGGTCCTCGAAGCGGCGCAGTCGGTGATCATCGTGCCCGGCTACGGGCTGGCGGCCGCCCGGGCGCAGAACGCCGCCTACGGGCTGGCGCAGGCGCTGCAGCGTCAGGGGGCGCAGGTCCGCTTCGCCATCCACCCGGTCGCTGGCCGGATGCCCGGCCACATGAACGTCGTGCTGGCCGAGGCGGAGGTCCCCTACGAGCTGCTCGAGGAGATGAGCGAGATCAACGCCGACTTCGCCGAGACGGATGTCGTGATCGTGGTCGGGGCGAACGACGTGGTGAATCCGGCGGCCCGCACCGAACCGGGCAGTCCGATCGCGGGGATGCCGATCCTCGACGTCGGCAACGCCCGTCGCGTGTTCGTGATCAAGCGCAGTCTCTCCCCGGGCTATGCGGGCATCAAGAACGGTCTGTTCGAGCAGGACAACTGCGTGATGCTCTACGGCGACGCGAAGGACGTGCTCGAGCAGCTCACGAGCGAACTGTCCGCCAACGCCTGA
- a CDS encoding alpha-glucosidase, translating to MTHLTHVDADEGGERWWKSAVVYQVYPRSFADSDGDGVGDLPGITGRLDHLHRLGVDVVWLSPVYPSPQDDNGYDVSDYTDIDPTFGTLADLDELADGLHRRGMKLVMDLVFNHSSDEHPWFQASRSGHDDPKRDWYWWRPARPGMAPGTPGAEPNNWGSIFSGPAWEFDEATGEYYLHLFSRKQPDLNWENPAVRHALYDVMRFWLDRGVDGFRLDVINFISKDVRLPDGHVGPGSRFGDGSPYFMSGPRIHEFLQEMHREVIAPHRRPTLLVGEMPGVTLEEARAFTDPARGEVDMVFQFEHVQLDQGTSKWDPQPLDLRALKASLARWQVGLAERGWNSLYLNNHDQPRAVSRFGNDGTHRVAAAKMLATVLHLHRGTPFVYQGEELGMTNAAFDRIESFRDIESRNHFAEAVAGGTDPAHVLDLLQERSRDNARTPMQWDDSTNAGFTTGTPWIEVNPNHAAINAAAAVADPDSVFHHYRRLIELRHTDRVVVHGDFTLLLPDDPRVHAFTRRLDDVELLVLGNFGDTRVRPDLDGWAGAEVLVGAAAGDLLELDPWEGRVLRRHHRG from the coding sequence ATGACCCACCTCACCCACGTCGACGCCGACGAGGGCGGTGAGCGGTGGTGGAAATCGGCGGTCGTGTACCAGGTCTATCCGCGCAGCTTCGCCGACAGCGACGGCGACGGCGTCGGTGACCTTCCGGGGATCACCGGTCGACTGGACCACCTGCACCGACTGGGTGTCGACGTGGTGTGGTTGTCGCCGGTCTATCCCTCGCCACAGGACGACAACGGCTACGACGTCAGCGACTACACCGACATCGATCCGACCTTCGGCACGCTGGCCGACCTCGACGAACTCGCCGATGGCCTGCACCGGCGCGGCATGAAGCTGGTCATGGACCTGGTGTTCAACCACAGCTCGGACGAGCACCCCTGGTTCCAGGCCTCACGGTCGGGTCACGACGACCCCAAGCGCGACTGGTACTGGTGGCGGCCGGCCCGGCCTGGAATGGCGCCGGGCACGCCGGGCGCCGAACCGAACAACTGGGGCAGCATCTTCTCCGGTCCTGCGTGGGAGTTCGACGAGGCGACGGGCGAGTACTACCTGCACCTGTTCTCGCGCAAGCAACCGGACCTGAACTGGGAGAATCCCGCGGTCCGCCACGCCCTGTACGACGTGATGCGGTTCTGGCTCGATCGCGGCGTCGACGGCTTCCGGCTGGACGTCATCAACTTCATCTCCAAGGACGTCCGGCTGCCCGACGGACACGTCGGCCCCGGCAGCCGGTTCGGCGACGGGTCGCCGTACTTCATGTCGGGCCCACGCATCCACGAGTTCCTGCAGGAGATGCATCGTGAGGTCATCGCGCCCCACCGGCGACCGACCCTGCTCGTCGGCGAGATGCCCGGCGTGACCCTCGAGGAGGCGCGTGCCTTCACCGACCCCGCCCGTGGCGAGGTCGACATGGTGTTCCAGTTCGAACACGTCCAGCTCGACCAGGGCACCTCGAAGTGGGACCCGCAGCCGCTCGACCTGCGCGCGCTGAAGGCGTCCCTCGCCCGCTGGCAGGTCGGGCTGGCCGAGCGGGGCTGGAACAGCCTGTATCTCAACAACCACGACCAGCCGCGGGCGGTGTCGCGGTTCGGGAACGACGGTACGCACCGGGTCGCCGCCGCCAAGATGCTGGCCACGGTGCTGCACCTGCACCGCGGCACGCCCTTCGTCTACCAGGGCGAAGAACTCGGCATGACCAACGCCGCGTTCGACCGCATCGAGTCCTTTCGCGACATCGAGTCCCGGAACCATTTCGCCGAGGCGGTGGCCGGTGGCACCGACCCGGCGCACGTACTCGACCTGCTGCAGGAGCGCAGCCGCGACAACGCCCGCACGCCGATGCAGTGGGACGACTCCACCAACGCCGGGTTCACGACCGGAACGCCGTGGATCGAGGTGAACCCCAACCACGCCGCGATCAACGCGGCCGCCGCCGTCGCCGACCCCGACTCGGTCTTCCACCACTACCGGCGGTTGATCGAGCTGCGGCACACCGACCGGGTCGTGGTGCACGGCGACTTCACGCTGCTGCTGCCCGACGATCCCCGGGTGCATGCGTTCACGCGCCGCCTCGACGACGTCGAACTGCTCGTCCTCGGCAACTTCGGAGACACCCGGGTCCGCCCCGACCTCGACGGCTGGGCGGGTGCCGAGGTGCTCGTCGGCGCGGCCGCTGGCGACCTGCTCGAACTCGACCCCTGGGAGGGCAGGGTGCTGCGCCGCCATCACCGGGGCTGA
- a CDS encoding pirin family protein, producing MSGPVQDRDRECEDELLPGLELREGRHTAVGGLPVTRVLPTKGRRDVGPWCFVDLAGPADAEQPDPMEVGPHPHIGLATVTWLLEGEALHTDSLGTEQLIRPGQLNLMYAGHGIAHAELAAKPPFRGVQMWLAQPETTRHGASSFEHHAELPRLEVERGEALVFAGRLADAHSPARTDSPLVGADVTIGRGRTPLPLESGFEHTVVPLDGRVSVGGEVVEPGWLALLPAGPDELVVEAETDATRFLLLGGEPLGVRLEMFWNFVARDRDEITRAWRDWQAHDTDRFAPVPSTLPRVDAPRPPWMTR from the coding sequence ATGAGTGGGCCGGTCCAGGACCGCGACCGGGAGTGCGAGGACGAGCTCCTGCCCGGTCTGGAGCTCCGTGAAGGGCGCCACACCGCGGTCGGTGGGTTGCCCGTGACGCGGGTGCTGCCGACCAAGGGGCGACGTGACGTCGGCCCGTGGTGCTTCGTCGACCTCGCCGGCCCCGCAGACGCGGAGCAGCCAGACCCCATGGAGGTCGGCCCGCACCCCCACATCGGGTTGGCGACGGTCACCTGGCTGCTCGAGGGCGAGGCGCTGCACACCGACTCGCTCGGTACCGAGCAACTGATCCGGCCGGGACAGCTCAACCTGATGTACGCCGGCCACGGCATCGCCCACGCCGAACTGGCGGCGAAGCCGCCCTTCCGGGGTGTCCAGATGTGGCTGGCACAGCCCGAGACGACCCGGCACGGGGCGTCGTCGTTCGAGCACCACGCCGAGCTGCCACGACTGGAGGTGGAGCGGGGCGAGGCGTTGGTGTTCGCCGGCCGACTCGCCGATGCCCACTCCCCCGCGCGGACCGACTCGCCGCTCGTCGGTGCCGACGTGACGATCGGGCGCGGCCGGACGCCGCTGCCGCTCGAGTCAGGGTTCGAGCACACGGTCGTGCCGTTGGACGGGCGGGTGTCGGTCGGCGGCGAGGTGGTCGAGCCCGGCTGGCTCGCCCTGCTGCCGGCCGGGCCGGACGAGCTCGTCGTCGAGGCCGAGACCGACGCCACGCGCTTCCTGCTGCTGGGCGGTGAACCGCTGGGCGTCCGGCTCGAGATGTTCTGGAACTTCGTGGCTCGCGACCGCGACGAGATCACCCGGGCCTGGCGCGACTGGCAGGCGCACGACACCGACCGCTTCGCACCGGTGCCCTCGACGTTGCCGCGTGTCGACGCGCCACGGCCGCCCTGGATGACGCGATGA
- a CDS encoding thioesterase family protein yields the protein MSRPIFERDGERVVPTALARGPWDPGHCHGGAPAALLAATVDAVPSLVPMQGVRLTYDLLRPVPLSPLQVHTRIVREGKRVQVVETWLTTDHATELMRCRALRLRIGEVDLPGGAVVDDAPPTTGPDELERLADLQGWEADGFWRAVDVRMVSGMLGEAGPGTAWFRVVAPLADGLALTPLARVAATADFGNGIGSPLPMATHLFVNPDLSVHLDRLPEGEWLAMASHSVAQATGNGLTTSTLYDRGGRIGLAAQSLYVEGSR from the coding sequence ATGAGCCGGCCGATCTTCGAGCGCGACGGCGAGCGCGTGGTACCGACGGCCCTTGCCCGCGGCCCGTGGGATCCCGGGCACTGCCATGGGGGCGCACCCGCGGCGCTGCTCGCGGCCACCGTCGATGCCGTGCCCTCGCTGGTCCCCATGCAGGGCGTCCGGCTCACCTACGACCTGTTGCGACCGGTTCCGCTGTCACCACTCCAGGTGCACACCCGGATCGTGCGCGAGGGCAAGCGGGTCCAGGTCGTGGAGACGTGGCTGACCACCGACCACGCCACCGAGCTGATGCGGTGTCGCGCCCTCCGCCTGCGGATCGGCGAGGTCGACCTGCCCGGTGGAGCCGTCGTCGACGACGCCCCGCCCACCACCGGACCGGACGAACTCGAGCGGCTCGCCGACCTGCAGGGCTGGGAGGCCGACGGCTTCTGGCGCGCGGTCGACGTGCGCATGGTGTCGGGGATGCTGGGCGAGGCGGGGCCGGGAACCGCGTGGTTCCGGGTCGTCGCCCCGCTCGCGGACGGCCTCGCGCTCACGCCGCTGGCGCGTGTCGCGGCGACTGCGGACTTCGGCAACGGGATCGGGTCGCCGTTGCCGATGGCCACCCATCTGTTCGTCAACCCGGACCTGAGCGTGCACCTCGACCGCCTGCCGGAAGGCGAGTGGCTGGCCATGGCGTCGCACTCGGTCGCGCAGGCCACCGGCAACGGGCTGACCACCTCGACGCTGTACGACCGCGGTGGCCGGATCGGGCTTGCGGCCCAGAGTCTGTACGTCGAGGGCAGCCGCTGA